One genomic window of Ruminococcus gauvreauii includes the following:
- a CDS encoding bifunctional adenosylcobinamide kinase/adenosylcobinamide-phosphate guanylyltransferase has protein sequence MLHLITGGSGSGKSAYAEHCILRLGIKERIYIATMYPFDGESHRRIARHREMRKEKNFQTTECYTGLKSLTLPPDSNVLLECMSNLTANEMYQPGGAGERTVHEILEGVRQVKESCANLVIVSNEIFSDGMDYDTETRRYQRYLGDINCQIAAWADCVTEVVYGIPIKIKGDSLQYETTD, from the coding sequence ATGCTGCATTTGATTACGGGGGGAAGCGGCAGCGGAAAGTCTGCATACGCGGAACATTGTATCCTGAGGCTGGGCATTAAGGAACGCATCTATATCGCCACCATGTACCCGTTTGACGGGGAGAGCCACCGGCGGATCGCACGTCACCGTGAGATGAGGAAGGAAAAAAACTTTCAGACGACAGAGTGTTATACCGGGCTGAAATCTCTCACACTTCCCCCGGACAGCAATGTCCTGCTGGAATGTATGTCCAATCTGACGGCGAACGAGATGTATCAGCCGGGCGGAGCCGGGGAACGCACGGTTCATGAGATACTGGAAGGTGTCCGGCAGGTGAAAGAAAGTTGTGCAAACCTGGTGATTGTGTCAAATGAAATCTTTTCAGACGGCATGGATTACGATACGGAAACGAGGCGTTACCAGCGGTATCTTGGAGATATCAACTGTCAGATTGCAGCATGGGCGGACTGTGTGACAGAAGTTGTCTACGGGATACCAATTAAGATAAAAGGAGATTCACTGCAATATGAAACGACTGATTAA
- a CDS encoding sirohydrochlorin cobaltochelatase: MPDASKKAILVVSFGTSFAETREKTIDAIEKEIADAFPDYQIYRAWTSKMIMAKLLRRDGIKILNVREAMEKMRDDGITDVIVQPTHVINGIENELMTEDALMYQSSFSSITFGNPLLTTEEDNHHVVHTIAAHFSHLREDHEALVLMGHGTTHFSNAIYAALNFKFQDEGFSNIFLGTVEAYPTMDSLLKAVKKTKAAKVILAPFMIVAGDHATNDMAGDDEDSWYTQFKDAGFEVECILKGLGEYPEIRSLFVDHIRTVIS; the protein is encoded by the coding sequence ATGCCGGACGCATCCAAAAAAGCAATTCTGGTTGTCAGCTTTGGTACCAGTTTTGCCGAAACGAGAGAAAAAACAATTGACGCTATTGAAAAAGAGATTGCAGACGCTTTCCCTGACTATCAGATTTACCGCGCCTGGACCAGTAAAATGATCATGGCGAAGCTGTTACGGCGTGACGGCATCAAGATCCTGAATGTCAGAGAGGCAATGGAGAAAATGCGTGATGACGGTATTACGGATGTCATCGTTCAGCCGACTCACGTGATCAACGGTATCGAAAATGAATTGATGACGGAGGATGCACTGATGTATCAGTCTTCCTTCTCATCCATAACCTTCGGCAACCCGCTGCTCACAACCGAGGAGGACAATCATCATGTAGTACACACCATCGCGGCGCATTTCTCCCACCTCCGTGAGGACCACGAAGCTCTCGTACTGATGGGTCACGGCACTACACACTTTTCCAATGCCATTTATGCGGCGTTAAACTTCAAGTTTCAGGATGAGGGCTTCTCAAATATCTTCCTGGGAACTGTCGAGGCGTATCCGACCATGGATTCTCTGCTCAAGGCCGTCAAAAAAACCAAAGCAGCAAAGGTCATTCTGGCGCCCTTTATGATCGTGGCCGGTGACCATGCCACAAATGATATGGCAGGTGATGATGAGGATTCCTGGTATACGCAGTTCAAAGACGCAGGCTTTGAAGTGGAATGCATACTAAAGGGACTGGGGGAATACCCAGAGATCCGTTCTCTGTTCGTGGATCATATCCGCACAGTGATCAGCTGA
- the cobD gene encoding threonine-phosphate decarboxylase CobD, with protein sequence MKQIHGGDVYRHPDALDFSSNINPLGTPKAVIAAAAESLTRLSHYPDVFYTELREALASYEAVAQESVICGNGAAELIFSLVRAVAPEKAMLPAPTFAEYRQALETVDCEINTYFMKEFRVEEDILEKLDESYDMLFLCNPNNPTGFLIEPQLLARIMEKCRRCGIFLMIDECFLDFVEHGELYSMKAGLPDNPEFFILKAFTKRYAMAGIRLGYGLCGSRKLLEKMEKMTQPWNVSIPAQAAGCAALKETEYVRMAQRLVNEQREYLKREMQKLPLSVYDSKANYIFFRGPVDLYERCLEKGILIRDCSNYPGLESGFFRIAVRMPEENERLLSVLGEVL encoded by the coding sequence ATGAAACAGATACATGGAGGTGATGTATACCGTCATCCGGATGCGCTGGACTTTTCATCCAACATCAATCCTCTGGGGACTCCGAAGGCTGTTATTGCTGCCGCCGCTGAAAGTCTTACAAGGCTTTCACACTATCCGGATGTTTTCTACACTGAACTCAGGGAAGCGCTTGCATCTTATGAAGCGGTCGCACAGGAATCTGTCATCTGCGGCAATGGAGCGGCGGAACTGATCTTCTCGCTGGTGCGGGCGGTGGCACCGGAAAAAGCGATGCTGCCGGCACCCACATTCGCGGAGTACAGACAGGCGCTGGAGACGGTGGACTGTGAGATCAATACATATTTCATGAAAGAGTTCCGGGTGGAAGAAGATATTCTGGAAAAGCTGGATGAAAGTTATGATATGCTGTTTCTGTGCAATCCGAATAATCCGACAGGATTTCTGATCGAGCCGCAGCTTCTGGCCCGCATTATGGAGAAGTGCCGCAGATGCGGCATCTTTCTGATGATTGATGAGTGTTTCCTGGATTTTGTTGAGCATGGAGAATTATATTCCATGAAAGCCGGGCTGCCCGATAATCCGGAATTTTTTATATTGAAAGCGTTTACGAAACGGTATGCGATGGCAGGGATTCGTCTTGGCTACGGTTTATGCGGCAGCCGGAAACTGCTGGAGAAGATGGAAAAGATGACACAGCCCTGGAATGTCTCCATTCCGGCACAGGCAGCAGGCTGTGCGGCGTTGAAAGAGACGGAATATGTAAGAATGGCACAGCGGCTTGTAAATGAGCAGCGGGAATATCTGAAGCGCGAGATGCAGAAACTTCCGCTTTCCGTATACGACTCAAAGGCAAATTATATATTTTTCAGGGGGCCGGTGGATTTATACGAGCGATGCCTGGAAAAGGGAATCCTGATCCGCGACTGCAGCAACTATCCGGGACTTGAGAGTGGATTTTTCCGGATTGCAGTCCGGATGCCGGAGGAAAACGAACGATTACTGTCAGTGCTTGGCGAAGTGCTGTAG
- the cbiB gene encoding adenosylcobinamide-phosphate synthase CbiB translates to MIKWTLAAVIIGFLIDLAVGDPRWLYHPIRAIGNLIALLEKILRRCFPKGRAGERTAGVILVVLTVAVSTAVPLLILYFAYRINEWLGFVLETLMCYQLLATRALKDESMKVYDALMGGDIEKSRHAVSMIVGRDTKELTEEGVTKATVETVAENASDGVIAPLFYMMIGGAVLGFTYKSINTMDSMVGYKNERYRYFGTCAALLDDVVNYIPARLSGLLMVAASAVSGFDARQAFRIFKRDRRNHASPNSAQTEAVMAGALHVQLAGDAWYFGKLYEKPTIGDAGRPVEPQDIKRSNRLLYSTAVLSVIVFGLIRFAVMRAFQI, encoded by the coding sequence ATGATTAAATGGACATTGGCAGCCGTTATCATCGGCTTTCTCATAGATCTTGCCGTGGGTGATCCCCGGTGGCTTTATCATCCGATCCGGGCGATCGGCAATCTGATCGCACTGCTTGAAAAAATACTGCGGAGATGCTTTCCGAAAGGACGGGCGGGAGAGCGGACCGCGGGGGTGATACTGGTGGTTCTGACCGTTGCCGTGTCGACGGCCGTTCCGCTGTTGATCCTGTATTTTGCCTATCGGATCAATGAATGGCTGGGATTCGTGCTGGAGACTCTGATGTGCTATCAGCTCCTTGCGACAAGGGCACTGAAAGATGAGAGTATGAAAGTCTACGATGCGCTTATGGGCGGCGACATCGAGAAGTCCCGCCATGCCGTTTCCATGATCGTCGGCAGGGATACGAAAGAGCTGACGGAAGAGGGTGTGACGAAAGCAACGGTTGAGACCGTTGCGGAAAATGCATCAGACGGTGTGATTGCACCGCTTTTCTATATGATGATCGGCGGGGCTGTTCTGGGATTTACATACAAATCCATCAATACGATGGACTCCATGGTGGGGTATAAGAATGAACGGTACCGGTATTTCGGCACATGCGCCGCGCTTCTCGACGATGTGGTGAACTATATTCCGGCACGTCTGTCGGGGCTTTTGATGGTGGCCGCATCGGCTGTATCCGGATTTGACGCCAGACAGGCATTTCGAATTTTTAAACGGGACCGCAGGAACCACGCAAGTCCGAACTCTGCACAGACAGAGGCGGTCATGGCGGGGGCGCTGCATGTACAGCTGGCCGGAGATGCGTGGTATTTTGGGAAACTCTATGAAAAACCGACGATCGGGGATGCCGGGCGTCCGGTGGAGCCCCAGGATATCAAAAGGTCTAACCGTCTGCTGTACAGCACGGCGGTGTTATCTGTGATCGTATTTGGACTGATCCGGTTCGCTGTGATGCGGGCATTTCAAATTTGA
- a CDS encoding cobyric acid synthase, translated as MAKAIMVQGTMSNAGKSLLTAGLCRIFKQDGYRVAPFKSQNMALNSFITEEGLEMGRAQVMQAEAAGISPSVLMNPILLKPTNETGSQVIVNGEVVGNMNARDYFAFKHELVPRVMEAYETLASEHDIIVIEGAGSPAEINLKDDDIVNMGMARRAKAPVLLVGDIDRGGVFAQLIGTTMLLDEEERGMVKGLIVNKFRGDKTILEPGLAMLEEKAGIPVVGVAPYLNIEVEDEDSLTERFDGNQEVGVIDIAVIRVPRISNFTDFNPFESMPGVSLRYVQHVSELKKPDMIILPGTKNTMEDLLWMRQSGMEATVLKAAAQGTVIFGVCGGYQMLGESLSDPSGVESGGSMKGMGLLAMDTVFEEAKTRTRVTGTFGSVGGVLQNLSGAELAGYEIHMGVSTLKAGAQPMTDIEDFVERDGVKKDGAHAGNVYGTYVHGVFDKEGVARAVVTALGEKKGIDTSDITGVDFQEFKETQYDILAQALREHLDMNKIYDILEQGL; from the coding sequence ATGGCAAAGGCGATCATGGTGCAGGGCACGATGTCGAATGCGGGAAAAAGCCTGCTGACAGCAGGATTGTGCCGCATTTTTAAACAGGACGGGTATCGTGTGGCACCGTTTAAATCACAGAATATGGCATTGAATTCTTTTATTACCGAGGAGGGCCTGGAGATGGGGCGTGCACAGGTGATGCAGGCTGAGGCTGCGGGAATCAGTCCCTCCGTGCTGATGAACCCGATTCTGCTGAAGCCTACGAATGAAACGGGATCACAGGTAATCGTGAACGGAGAGGTTGTCGGGAATATGAATGCCCGTGATTATTTTGCGTTTAAGCATGAACTTGTTCCGAGAGTGATGGAGGCATATGAGACTCTTGCTTCCGAACATGATATTATCGTGATCGAGGGGGCGGGAAGTCCGGCGGAGATCAACCTGAAGGATGATGATATCGTCAATATGGGAATGGCGAGAAGAGCCAAGGCTCCGGTGCTGCTCGTGGGCGATATTGACCGCGGCGGAGTGTTTGCGCAGCTGATCGGGACAACCATGCTGCTCGATGAGGAAGAGCGGGGGATGGTAAAGGGATTGATTGTCAATAAGTTCCGCGGGGATAAGACGATCCTGGAGCCGGGACTTGCCATGCTGGAAGAAAAAGCCGGTATCCCGGTTGTCGGGGTTGCTCCATACCTCAATATTGAGGTGGAAGACGAAGACAGTCTGACGGAGCGGTTTGACGGAAATCAGGAGGTCGGTGTGATAGACATTGCCGTGATCCGGGTTCCGAGAATTTCGAACTTCACGGATTTCAACCCGTTTGAGAGTATGCCCGGCGTTTCACTGCGCTATGTTCAGCATGTTTCTGAGTTGAAGAAACCGGATATGATCATCCTCCCGGGAACGAAAAATACGATGGAAGACCTTCTCTGGATGCGTCAGTCCGGGATGGAAGCGACCGTGTTAAAAGCGGCGGCACAGGGAACCGTGATTTTCGGAGTCTGCGGCGGTTATCAGATGCTGGGCGAGAGCCTGAGTGATCCGAGCGGTGTGGAATCAGGGGGATCCATGAAAGGTATGGGCCTGCTTGCGATGGATACGGTATTCGAGGAGGCAAAGACGAGAACGCGTGTGACCGGAACGTTCGGAAGCGTCGGGGGCGTCCTGCAGAATCTCAGCGGCGCTGAGCTTGCGGGCTATGAGATCCATATGGGAGTCTCGACTTTGAAGGCCGGTGCACAGCCGATGACAGATATCGAAGATTTTGTTGAACGGGACGGCGTGAAAAAGGACGGTGCGCATGCGGGAAATGTATACGGAACGTATGTACACGGGGTGTTTGACAAAGAAGGTGTTGCGCGCGCGGTGGTCACAGCGCTCGGAGAGAAAAAAGGAATCGATACCTCCGACATTACCGGTGTGGATTTTCAGGAATTTAAGGAAACGCAGTATGATATTCTTGCACAGGCGCTGCGTGAGCATCTCGATATGAATAAGATTTATGACATTTTAGAGCAGGGATTGTGA
- a CDS encoding bifunctional adenosylcobinamide kinase/adenosylcobinamide-phosphate guanylyltransferase, with amino-acid sequence MKLVIGGTFQGKLSYAKERYRVSEWADGSTCDYAKLFSCRGIYHFHEYIRRMLNDGQDVASLAARIQSENPEVVIVTNELGYGVVPVDAFDRNFREATGRVCTQLAEAADEVCRVVCGIGQVIKG; translated from the coding sequence ATGAAGCTGGTTATCGGTGGAACTTTTCAGGGAAAACTGTCATACGCTAAAGAGCGTTACCGGGTTTCGGAATGGGCGGATGGAAGTACCTGTGATTATGCAAAACTGTTCTCGTGCCGGGGAATTTATCATTTTCATGAATATATCCGCAGGATGCTGAACGATGGTCAGGATGTTGCTTCGCTCGCAGCAAGGATACAGTCTGAGAACCCGGAGGTTGTGATCGTTACGAACGAACTGGGATATGGTGTCGTGCCCGTTGACGCATTTGACCGGAATTTCCGTGAGGCGACAGGGCGTGTCTGTACGCAGCTTGCCGAGGCTGCGGATGAGGTATGCCGGGTAGTATGCGGGATAGGACAGGTGATCAAGGGATGA
- a CDS encoding precorrin-8X methylmutase, translating to MKIELENVKPREIESRSFEIITEELGGRALGKDQELIIKRCIHTSADFDYADNLCFSEDAVSKAVEAIKGGACIVTDTQMAKSGINKRALARYGGEVFCFMSDEDVAGAAKKNGTTRATASMEKAAAMDRPLIFAIGNAPTALVRLYELIEEGNLKPELVIGVPVGFVNVVQSKELIMQTDVPYIVARGRKGGSNIAACIVNALLYMIHDNRE from the coding sequence ATGAAGATTGAATTGGAAAATGTAAAACCGAGAGAAATAGAGAGCCGCAGTTTTGAGATCATCACGGAGGAGCTCGGCGGCAGAGCACTCGGGAAGGACCAGGAACTGATCATTAAAAGATGTATCCACACGAGCGCAGATTTCGATTATGCAGATAATCTCTGCTTCTCAGAGGATGCGGTCTCAAAGGCCGTTGAGGCCATCAAAGGGGGAGCCTGCATCGTGACGGATACTCAGATGGCGAAATCAGGGATCAATAAACGGGCACTGGCACGGTACGGAGGAGAGGTCTTCTGCTTTATGTCGGATGAAGACGTCGCCGGGGCCGCCAAAAAGAACGGAACCACGAGAGCTACAGCCAGCATGGAAAAGGCTGCTGCCATGGATCGCCCGCTCATTTTTGCCATAGGAAATGCACCCACGGCACTGGTGCGTCTGTATGAGCTGATCGAAGAAGGGAATCTGAAGCCGGAGCTGGTCATCGGAGTTCCGGTTGGATTTGTAAACGTGGTTCAGTCCAAGGAACTCATCATGCAGACGGATGTGCCGTATATCGTAGCGCGCGGAAGAAAAGGCGGAAGTAATATTGCTGCCTGCATCGTCAATGCACTGCTGTATATGATTCATGATAACAGGGAGTGA
- the cobT gene encoding nicotinate-nucleotide--dimethylbenzimidazole phosphoribosyltransferase: protein MNLNETLCAVGTLDKTAMEAAEKRWYSIAIPLHSLGRLQDAVVQIAGIKQTSDVRLDKKALVVMCADNGVVEEGVTQSGQDVTLIISENFLKEKATASIMCRTVGADIFPVDIGIAADSRLINHKIMYGTRNMAKEPAMTREETIEAIEVGIHMVEELKEKGYQIISTGEMGIGNTTTSSAITSVLLGQSPETVTGRGAGLSSAGLEKKIQTIRHAIELHRPDPDDVIDVLSKVGGLDIAGLVGVFLGGAACRVPIVIDGFISGAAALCAARMEPKTKDFMMASHLSQEPASAMVLEALGLSGCLMCDMRLGEGTGAVTLYPILDIALAVYNGMSTFEENAMETYVPLT, encoded by the coding sequence ATGAATTTAAACGAAACACTGTGTGCCGTCGGCACACTGGACAAAACGGCGATGGAAGCTGCCGAGAAGAGATGGTACAGCATCGCGATTCCGCTTCACAGCCTGGGAAGGCTGCAGGACGCAGTTGTACAGATAGCGGGGATCAAACAGACATCGGATGTGAGACTGGATAAAAAAGCATTGGTTGTGATGTGCGCGGACAACGGGGTGGTTGAAGAGGGCGTGACTCAGAGCGGTCAGGATGTCACGCTGATCATTTCGGAGAATTTCCTGAAGGAGAAGGCGACAGCCAGCATTATGTGCAGGACGGTAGGAGCAGATATTTTTCCTGTCGACATCGGGATCGCAGCGGATTCCAGGCTGATTAACCATAAGATCATGTACGGAACCCGTAATATGGCTAAAGAACCGGCCATGACAAGAGAGGAAACCATAGAGGCAATTGAAGTCGGTATTCATATGGTGGAAGAGCTCAAAGAAAAAGGTTATCAGATCATTTCTACCGGAGAGATGGGAATCGGCAATACGACCACCAGCAGCGCAATCACATCGGTACTGCTCGGACAGAGTCCCGAAACAGTGACCGGAAGAGGCGCCGGGCTGTCGAGTGCGGGACTGGAGAAAAAGATTCAGACGATCCGTCATGCAATTGAACTGCACAGACCGGATCCGGATGATGTTATCGACGTACTCTCCAAGGTGGGAGGACTCGATATCGCAGGTCTTGTCGGTGTCTTTCTTGGCGGGGCTGCGTGCAGAGTTCCGATCGTCATCGACGGTTTCATCTCCGGAGCAGCTGCGCTCTGCGCTGCGCGTATGGAACCGAAGACAAAAGATTTTATGATGGCGTCTCATCTGTCCCAGGAACCGGCTTCCGCCATGGTGCTTGAGGCACTTGGACTTTCCGGATGCCTGATGTGCGATATGCGTCTGGGAGAAGGCACAGGGGCGGTCACTCTGTATCCGATTCTGGATATCGCGCTTGCAGTTTATAACGGGATGAGTACGTTCGAGGAAAATGCCATGGAGACTTACGTTCCGCTGACATGA
- a CDS encoding energy-coupling factor ABC transporter substrate-binding protein: MTKNTKTVLILLLLVVVIAVVPLFLKSGAEFGGADGAASEMIEEIQPGYETWADPIMEPASGEIESLLFCLQAGLGAGVFGFVMGRLVERKKHEPKRT, from the coding sequence ATGACTAAAAACACAAAAACTGTACTGATACTTCTGCTGCTCGTTGTTGTGATCGCTGTCGTACCTTTATTTCTGAAAAGCGGCGCCGAGTTCGGCGGTGCCGACGGTGCGGCATCCGAGATGATCGAGGAGATTCAGCCGGGTTATGAAACCTGGGCTGATCCTATCATGGAGCCTGCCAGCGGAGAAATTGAAAGTCTTCTCTTCTGCCTTCAGGCCGGTCTCGGTGCCGGAGTCTTCGGATTCGTCATGGGACGCCTGGTAGAGAGAAAAAAACACGAACCTAAACGGACATGA
- a CDS encoding histidine phosphatase family protein: protein MRMYLIRHSITYGNTLGRYIGTTDEPLCQEGVELLQKKIYPGVDAVYASPLKRCTETAEIIYPEKPVHIIEDLAECDFGLFENKNYLELDGNAEYQRWIDSGGTLPFPGGESQEIFRSRCLRGFERVASDCIREAMKSAALVVHGGTIMSILDGFAVPHEDFYFWQVKNARGYEIELDEQQWNKGKREVSVCGKLRVLAADARKQL, encoded by the coding sequence ATGAGAATGTATCTGATACGGCACAGTATCACGTATGGAAATACACTGGGGCGTTATATCGGAACCACGGATGAGCCCCTCTGCCAGGAGGGAGTCGAACTCCTTCAGAAAAAAATATATCCGGGGGTGGATGCCGTCTATGCAAGCCCGCTGAAGCGGTGTACGGAGACGGCAGAGATCATCTATCCGGAAAAACCGGTACATATCATTGAGGATCTGGCAGAATGCGACTTCGGGCTTTTCGAGAATAAAAACTATCTGGAACTGGATGGGAATGCCGAATATCAGCGCTGGATTGACAGCGGGGGAACACTGCCGTTTCCTGGCGGTGAAAGTCAGGAGATCTTTCGCAGCCGCTGTCTCCGCGGTTTTGAACGTGTTGCGTCTGACTGCATCCGTGAGGCTATGAAGTCGGCGGCACTTGTCGTTCATGGAGGGACGATCATGTCGATCCTGGACGGGTTTGCCGTGCCTCACGAAGATTTTTATTTCTGGCAGGTGAAAAATGCCAGGGGTTATGAAATCGAACTGGATGAGCAGCAATGGAATAAAGGAAAAAGAGAGGTGAGCGTCTGCGGCAAACTGAGAGTGCTGGCGGCGGACGCGCGAAAACAACTATGA
- the cobS gene encoding adenosylcobinamide-GDP ribazoletransferase, which translates to MKRLINSFIIAFSMYSKIPMPRCDWSENNMAYAMCFWPWVGAVIGGLCWLWGVIGLHVTMNPVFFTVILLLISVFVTGGIHLDGLLDTADAMSSYQERERRLEILKDSHAGAFAVITCVVYFTMMFGVYSQMDLEAWKVIAPCFMLSRSLSALAIVTFPKARKDGSVAALSRGARTRRVRITMAVYIAALAGVLLWIDPILGTAALVGAALVYWYYHHMAMKHFGGTTGDLAGWFLSVCELVMPLAVVAVQIVMGVRL; encoded by the coding sequence ATGAAACGACTGATTAACAGCTTTATCATTGCTTTTTCCATGTATTCAAAGATTCCGATGCCGCGCTGTGACTGGAGTGAAAATAACATGGCGTATGCCATGTGCTTCTGGCCCTGGGTGGGCGCCGTCATCGGCGGCCTGTGCTGGCTGTGGGGAGTGATCGGTCTTCATGTAACCATGAATCCGGTCTTTTTTACCGTTATACTGCTCCTGATCTCTGTATTTGTCACCGGGGGCATTCATCTGGACGGGCTTCTGGATACAGCGGATGCGATGAGCTCCTATCAGGAACGGGAGCGCAGGCTGGAAATATTGAAGGACTCACATGCGGGCGCCTTTGCGGTGATCACGTGTGTGGTATACTTTACTATGATGTTCGGTGTTTACAGCCAGATGGATCTGGAGGCCTGGAAGGTCATAGCACCGTGCTTCATGCTGTCACGCTCTCTGAGTGCGCTGGCGATCGTGACTTTCCCGAAAGCCAGAAAAGACGGATCGGTTGCGGCGCTGTCCAGAGGCGCGCGTACAAGGAGAGTACGTATTACAATGGCGGTCTATATCGCCGCACTTGCAGGCGTCTTGCTCTGGATCGATCCTATTTTGGGGACCGCTGCGCTTGTAGGGGCCGCACTCGTCTACTGGTATTATCATCATATGGCGATGAAGCATTTCGGAGGAACAACGGGAGATCTTGCGGGCTGGTTTCTATCAGTCTGTGAACTGGTGATGCCGCTGGCAGTTGTGGCGGTGCAGATTGTGATGGGAGTACGGTTATGA
- a CDS encoding energy-coupling factor ABC transporter permease: MTKSQRTIVLIAAVFALSFGILPAANAMHIMEGYLPAKFCIAWGVVCVPFLIAGFFSIKKTLSGNRKLIMILAMVGAYAFVLSSLKIPSVTGSCSHMTGTGLGAILFGPAAVSIVGLIVLVFQAILLAHGGLTTLGANTFSMAIAGPLVSYGIYKLCNKLKVPKLVSVFLAAFLGDLFTYVVTSVQLAIAYPSADGGFGASLGKFLAIFAATQIPLAIIEGILTAIVIIGLESYAKSELSDLGFLRGRNA, encoded by the coding sequence ATGACAAAGTCACAAAGAACAATTGTTTTAATCGCCGCAGTTTTTGCACTCTCGTTTGGAATTCTGCCGGCTGCAAACGCGATGCACATTATGGAGGGCTATCTCCCGGCCAAGTTTTGCATTGCCTGGGGAGTTGTCTGCGTACCATTCTTAATCGCAGGTTTCTTCTCCATAAAGAAAACACTTTCCGGAAACCGGAAACTGATCATGATCCTGGCCATGGTGGGAGCGTATGCCTTCGTCCTGTCCTCACTTAAGATTCCGTCTGTTACAGGAAGCTGTTCACACATGACAGGAACCGGTCTCGGTGCGATCCTCTTTGGTCCCGCCGCTGTCAGCATTGTCGGACTGATCGTTCTGGTCTTCCAGGCAATTCTGCTCGCACACGGAGGTCTTACCACTCTTGGCGCAAATACATTTTCCATGGCGATCGCCGGTCCTCTGGTGTCCTATGGAATCTACAAGCTTTGCAATAAACTGAAAGTACCGAAGCTGGTGTCTGTATTTCTGGCAGCCTTCCTCGGAGATCTGTTTACATACGTGGTCACCAGCGTCCAGCTGGCAATCGCATATCCATCCGCTGACGGCGGATTCGGCGCTTCCCTCGGGAAATTCCTGGCTATCTTTGCGGCCACTCAGATACCGCTTGCAATCATAGAAGGTATCCTGACCGCTATCGTGATCATCGGTCTGGAATCTTACGCCAAGTCTGAACTTTCAGATCTTGGATTTTTAAGAGGGAGGAATGCATAA
- a CDS encoding amidohydrolase family protein — translation MRCDCHVHVFMDGLDYRKAAGRHREGVDESVIRSHLEEYQKHHITYLRDGGDALLVSLRARAIAPEYGITYRTPVFAIHRNGHYGSIVGRGFDTMEEYVRLVREVRKLGGDFIKIMTTGIMDFTCAGKITGEALPYADVKEMVHIAHEEGFAVMAHTNGADAVRTAALCGVDSIEHGNYQDEDSIEAIADSGTVWVPTLVTVRNLLGKGRFSDEVICRIGETQTSAVQMAYERGVRMAAGTDAGAWMVMHGESLDQEYDAFYEILGETDDVKRRLADGDRKIFKVFQRN, via the coding sequence ATGCGGTGTGACTGTCATGTACATGTGTTTATGGATGGGCTGGATTACCGAAAGGCGGCCGGACGGCACAGAGAAGGCGTGGATGAATCGGTGATACGCAGTCATCTGGAAGAATATCAGAAACATCATATTACATATTTAAGAGACGGCGGCGATGCACTTTTGGTATCGCTGCGGGCCAGGGCGATCGCTCCGGAGTATGGGATCACCTACCGTACTCCGGTTTTTGCCATTCACAGGAACGGGCATTACGGAAGCATCGTCGGCAGAGGATTTGATACGATGGAAGAGTATGTACGGCTGGTGAGAGAAGTCCGAAAGCTTGGCGGAGATTTTATCAAGATCATGACGACAGGGATCATGGATTTTACCTGTGCAGGTAAGATCACGGGTGAAGCGCTTCCGTATGCCGATGTGAAAGAGATGGTGCATATTGCCCATGAGGAAGGATTTGCAGTCATGGCACACACGAACGGCGCCGATGCGGTGCGCACGGCTGCGTTGTGCGGTGTGGATTCCATTGAACACGGGAACTATCAGGATGAGGACAGCATCGAGGCGATTGCGGACAGCGGGACTGTCTGGGTGCCGACGCTTGTGACGGTCCGCAATCTTCTGGGAAAAGGGCGTTTTTCAGACGAAGTGATCTGCCGGATAGGCGAAACACAGACAAGCGCTGTACAGATGGCGTATGAAAGAGGTGTACGGATGGCGGCGGGCACCGATGCCGGGGCGTGGATGGTGATGCACGGGGAGTCGCTCGATCAGGAGTATGATGCGTTTTATGAGATTCTGGGCGAGACTGATGACGTGAAGCGGCGGCTTGCGGACGGGGATCGTAAAATATTTAAAGTATTTCAAAGAAATTAA